In a genomic window of Ralstonia nicotianae:
- a CDS encoding tetratricopeptide repeat protein translates to MWSADLAPRERLLPPWLIGTLGGFVALALAMMFPRERLETRLLEGGKVDALSMAYLEAWLRVRPNDGEFLAVLAAQYVRTGRLDEAEVMLARMRTLHDKAIGREALLLDIAIREQRAYALQPGDARRKAYLDELRGLLGQALDYRWTASEMEVLAGQARGLDAGAIAARFYQRLSKQDPSRAAQWQSRSAEIALGVGDYRAAAAANFAAQAAASSLEERRRYFMGGLKALQAGGLLDEAMREAQQRAGPLIDDQETLRFLTRLAMACNRADLADYYARRLLHLSWQAAPDAAIALAEGAARHDWVFGGRPQPLPSPSEAVFLDGVEGMARRPRGAARIRRVADAASAPAAPPAGAQAAAHGIAPFNAEDYDLAFRVFLGSGNLNDAMRVAEAAVRQRPDLKLWTERAAQVAEWNHQPMVALQHWLAYAQATGDDVAWRNVLRLAPALNEDHAYLAALRHKAGSQPADMKLLDQIVAAYERLGEPAEGLAYLDSVARGPNRQAVLERYAQLAERAGKDDLAYAGYQRLQREFGPHAGYALKLANMLYVRDQFELALAAMQTAEHIASPTDDLYWRTFAQLARLNQRDDLMREAYRQLLIGGGAVVDDLSTMVEFYDASPIDAGRLAELAYRKDGGPIHLQRALYYYTRAGAFHRVEGLLASLTPAQRAAAERSAGVLAARAEYYRQRGQWDAAMRDLRCAVSLPDAGSDVKAALLWSLIDSGQIAELKRALAHWRGEAENDSVYWGAYAAAGLRLADPGLALRFLGRQGKSMRNDPLWLLAYADAREMAGQADVAWRLRREAWRLLWRGEEAGAGAPGERRAAASDEVQPAALEDGARAELRARRATLAQTFGSGDLAQRLLIELLRDDRRETRAAREGGRAAIAGSELGDLDVLPPEPPESPAASRNAARASDQLVSAIAKEAALGWALSQEANDLARAWLLQQYARGAARPAYAEISIALAERDLPTLNRLLDDTPDRLPLAARIDANAMTDRLGEAQRLAFGGLTTAPDEPQLHQRVEETLLANAQALEPRGTWYKQAPLTYFESSAAAGTRLTDHYSMLLRATQRNQRSIDAQQLTGVPAQDRSVDWISQYLTRDARWKGTVGWRQGLASFTTFRLDGQLGQTGPVVTEFAVGRNQPASETPQLRVGGVKDIATIGANWRFTQRQYVRARVEGDRFYGQDRSFLGSGTVFDGEIGHRFRVEYPDYTIRLTGTYARYSASGAPGAPLGRLLPAGAAMSAEQFVPRSFAQYGLLFGFGTDYLERYARAWRPFLDAGMLHDNRQGWGVQLQVGAAGSVLGNDHLALYIGHASITRAGTSPMTEIGLRYRWLY, encoded by the coding sequence ATGTGGTCTGCTGATCTGGCGCCGCGCGAACGGCTGCTGCCGCCCTGGCTGATCGGCACGCTCGGCGGGTTCGTCGCGCTGGCGCTTGCCATGATGTTTCCGCGCGAGCGCCTCGAGACGCGGCTGCTGGAAGGCGGCAAGGTGGATGCCCTGTCGATGGCCTACCTGGAAGCCTGGCTGCGCGTGCGTCCGAACGACGGCGAGTTCCTGGCCGTGCTGGCGGCCCAGTACGTGCGCACCGGCCGCCTCGACGAGGCCGAGGTGATGCTGGCCCGCATGCGCACGCTGCACGACAAGGCCATCGGCCGCGAAGCCCTGCTGCTCGACATCGCCATCCGCGAGCAGCGTGCCTATGCGCTGCAGCCGGGCGATGCGCGCCGCAAGGCCTATCTGGACGAGCTGCGTGGTTTGCTCGGCCAGGCGCTCGACTACCGCTGGACCGCGTCCGAGATGGAAGTCCTGGCCGGCCAGGCGCGCGGGCTGGATGCCGGCGCGATTGCAGCCCGGTTCTACCAGCGGCTGTCCAAGCAGGACCCGTCGCGCGCCGCGCAGTGGCAGTCCCGCTCCGCCGAGATCGCGCTGGGCGTGGGGGACTATCGCGCCGCCGCGGCGGCGAATTTCGCGGCACAGGCGGCGGCTTCGTCGCTCGAGGAGCGGCGCCGGTATTTCATGGGCGGCCTCAAGGCGTTGCAGGCCGGCGGTCTGCTGGACGAAGCCATGCGCGAGGCGCAGCAGCGCGCCGGCCCGCTGATCGACGATCAGGAGACCCTGCGCTTCCTGACGCGGCTGGCGATGGCGTGCAATCGTGCCGATCTGGCCGACTACTACGCGCGCCGGCTGCTGCACCTGTCCTGGCAGGCGGCGCCGGACGCGGCCATCGCGCTGGCGGAGGGTGCGGCGCGGCACGACTGGGTGTTCGGCGGGCGGCCGCAGCCCCTGCCGTCGCCGTCCGAGGCGGTGTTCCTGGATGGGGTCGAGGGCATGGCGCGCCGCCCGCGCGGCGCCGCGCGCATCCGCCGCGTGGCCGATGCGGCCAGCGCGCCCGCCGCGCCGCCCGCGGGCGCCCAGGCCGCCGCGCACGGCATTGCGCCGTTCAATGCGGAAGACTACGACCTGGCTTTCCGCGTGTTTCTCGGCAGCGGCAACCTGAACGATGCCATGCGCGTGGCCGAGGCCGCCGTGCGCCAGCGCCCCGACCTGAAGCTCTGGACCGAGCGCGCCGCCCAGGTGGCCGAATGGAACCACCAGCCGATGGTTGCGCTGCAGCACTGGCTGGCCTACGCCCAGGCCACCGGCGACGACGTGGCCTGGCGCAACGTGCTGCGCCTGGCGCCCGCGCTCAATGAAGACCACGCCTACCTGGCGGCGCTGCGCCACAAGGCCGGCAGCCAGCCGGCCGACATGAAGCTGCTGGACCAGATCGTCGCGGCCTACGAGCGCCTGGGCGAGCCGGCCGAAGGGCTGGCCTACCTGGACAGCGTCGCGCGCGGCCCGAACCGGCAGGCCGTGCTGGAGCGCTACGCCCAACTGGCCGAGCGGGCCGGCAAGGACGACCTGGCCTATGCCGGCTACCAGCGCCTGCAGCGGGAATTCGGCCCCCACGCCGGATACGCGCTCAAGCTCGCCAACATGCTGTACGTGCGCGACCAGTTCGAGCTGGCGCTGGCGGCCATGCAGACGGCCGAGCACATCGCCTCGCCGACCGACGACCTCTACTGGCGCACCTTCGCCCAGCTTGCCCGCCTGAACCAGCGTGACGACCTGATGCGCGAGGCCTACCGCCAGTTGCTGATCGGCGGGGGCGCGGTGGTCGACGACCTGTCGACGATGGTCGAGTTCTACGATGCCAGCCCGATCGATGCCGGCCGGCTGGCCGAGCTGGCCTATCGCAAGGACGGCGGTCCGATTCACCTGCAGCGGGCGCTCTATTACTACACGCGGGCGGGGGCCTTCCACCGCGTCGAAGGGCTGCTTGCCTCGCTCACGCCGGCGCAGCGCGCCGCGGCCGAGCGCTCCGCCGGCGTGCTGGCCGCCCGCGCCGAGTACTACCGCCAGCGCGGCCAGTGGGACGCCGCCATGCGTGATTTGCGCTGCGCGGTTTCGCTGCCCGATGCCGGCAGCGACGTGAAGGCGGCGCTGCTGTGGAGCCTGATCGATTCCGGCCAGATCGCGGAGCTCAAGCGCGCGCTGGCCCACTGGCGGGGCGAGGCGGAAAACGACTCCGTCTACTGGGGCGCCTATGCCGCCGCCGGCCTGCGGCTGGCCGATCCCGGCCTGGCGCTGCGCTTTCTCGGCCGGCAGGGCAAGTCGATGCGCAACGACCCGCTCTGGCTGCTGGCCTACGCCGATGCGCGCGAGATGGCGGGACAGGCCGATGTGGCGTGGCGCTTGCGCCGCGAGGCCTGGCGGTTGCTGTGGCGAGGGGAAGAGGCCGGCGCCGGGGCCCCGGGGGAACGCCGGGCCGCCGCGTCCGACGAGGTGCAGCCGGCTGCGCTGGAGGACGGCGCGCGCGCCGAACTGCGTGCCCGCCGCGCCACGCTGGCGCAGACGTTCGGGTCGGGCGACCTGGCCCAGCGCCTGCTGATCGAGCTGCTGCGCGACGATCGCCGCGAAACCCGCGCCGCGCGCGAGGGCGGCCGCGCGGCCATCGCCGGGTCGGAGCTGGGCGACCTCGATGTGCTGCCGCCGGAGCCGCCCGAATCGCCTGCCGCCTCGCGCAATGCGGCCCGCGCCAGCGACCAGCTGGTGTCCGCCATCGCCAAGGAGGCCGCGCTGGGCTGGGCCCTGTCGCAGGAGGCGAACGACCTGGCGCGCGCCTGGCTGCTGCAGCAGTACGCTCGCGGCGCGGCGCGGCCGGCCTACGCCGAGATCTCGATCGCCCTGGCCGAGCGCGACCTGCCAACCCTCAACCGCTTGCTGGACGACACCCCGGACCGCCTCCCGCTGGCGGCCCGCATCGACGCCAACGCGATGACGGATCGCCTGGGCGAGGCGCAGCGGCTGGCCTTCGGCGGCCTGACCACCGCGCCGGACGAACCGCAGCTGCACCAGCGCGTCGAAGAGACGCTGCTGGCCAACGCGCAGGCGCTGGAGCCGCGCGGGACCTGGTATAAGCAGGCGCCGCTGACGTACTTCGAGAGCAGCGCGGCCGCCGGCACCCGGCTGACGGATCACTACAGCATGCTGCTGCGTGCCACCCAGCGCAACCAGCGCTCCATCGACGCTCAGCAGCTGACCGGCGTGCCGGCGCAGGACCGCAGCGTCGACTGGATTTCGCAATACCTGACGCGGGATGCGCGGTGGAAGGGCACTGTCGGCTGGCGCCAGGGTCTGGCATCCTTCACGACGTTCCGGCTGGACGGCCAGCTGGGGCAGACCGGGCCGGTGGTCACGGAGTTCGCGGTGGGCCGCAATCAGCCGGCCAGCGAGACGCCGCAGCTGCGCGTGGGCGGCGTCAAGGACATCGCGACGATCGGCGCCAACTGGCGGTTCACGCAGCGACAATACGTCCGTGCCCGGGTGGAGGGCGACCGCTTCTACGGCCAGGACCGCTCCTTCCTCGGCAGCGGCACGGTGTTCGACGGCGAGATCGGCCACCGCTTCCGGGTGGAGTATCCCGACTATACGATCCGGCTGACCGGCACGTATGCGCGGTACAGCGCATCGGGGGCGCCGGGCGCGCCGCTCGGCCGGCTGCTGCCTGCCGGGGCGGCGATGTCGGCCGAACAGTTCGTGCCGCGCTCGTTCGCGCAGTACGGGCTGCTGTTCGGTTTCGGCACCGACTACCTGGAGCGCTATGCTCGTGCCTGGCGGCCGTTCCTGGATGCGGGCATGCTGCACGACAATCGCCAGGGCTGGGGTGTCCAGCTCCAGGTGGGCGCGGCCGGCAGCGTCCTGGGCAACGACCACCTGGCGCTGTATATCGGGCATGCCTCGATCACGCGCGCCGGCACGTCGCCCATGACCGAGATCGGCCTGCGCTACCGGTGGCTGTACTGA
- a CDS encoding bifunctional glycoside hydrolase 114/ polysaccharide deacetylase family protein: MSEWLAALCAAVVVAMPCGAPAQQAPDAATGEGALPAQAATAEAPNIAWFYGDKPPVAQLRAFDAVVVEPDHGFDPSRARTPATQWFAYVSVGEVAPGRRWYQALPKAWLAGSNAAWASRVIDQSQPQWPDFYVDHVIAPLWDKGYRGFFLDTLDSYQLVAKDAAARAAQEAGMIRVIRAIKARYPEAKLIFNRGFEILPQVHDLVYAVAFESLYRSWDQGSKQYREVNDADRAWLMGQARRIRDEYRLPVIAIDYCPPADRACARETARRIEAQGLIPYVTDPALSTIGVGRIEVLPRKVLILQDRAPNTDIDTSEGVRFLAMPLNFLGYDVEYADLGQPLPAEVPPDRYAGVVVWINSGPVRQVAALSSWVRQRIHDGVRIAFMNELGLPADGSLTDMLGLQLVRGHATGPLSVVSQDRIVGFEMAPRPDRRAAQPIRVGADGQSLLRLKSGDFEFDAAAITPWGGYVLNPYAVFSLGTIEQSRWVIQPLAFLRRALALPDMPIPDVTSENGRRLMLVHVDGDGFASRAEFPGPEYSGEVLMQEVWERYGIPTTLSVIEGEVGPSGLYPKLTPRLEAIARKMFALPYVELGTHTYSHPFKWGRTVPGAPAQAGGGDSAFALTIPGYKFSLEREIGGSIRYINARLAPPDKRVRIVQWSGDCRPPELAVRMAWDAGVGNINGGDTTITRSSPSWTEIASLGIDKGPGAYQVFAPNQNENVYTNDWTGPYYGFDRLIETLQMTDTPYRFKPINLYYHMYSGTKLASLKALKKVYDYALAQPVLPIYATDYVAKVLDFRDMAIARDGDAWVVRGNGDLRELRWMAPGTPRLADAHGVAGYGKAAGGIYIHLDGGAARFAVSTDAQAAQPAYLAEAAAFVQRLERRGNGMSFDAGGYYKPFVRLANAGACSIQVDGRPARAAHAQDNTVRVELSGVAAQSVTYQRVDVVC, translated from the coding sequence GTGTCGGAATGGCTGGCAGCGCTGTGCGCGGCCGTGGTCGTTGCCATGCCTTGCGGGGCGCCGGCCCAACAGGCGCCGGATGCGGCGACTGGCGAGGGTGCTCTGCCCGCGCAAGCCGCCACCGCAGAGGCGCCGAACATTGCCTGGTTTTACGGCGACAAGCCCCCCGTGGCGCAGCTACGCGCCTTCGATGCGGTCGTGGTCGAGCCCGACCACGGCTTCGATCCGTCACGCGCCAGGACGCCCGCGACGCAATGGTTCGCCTACGTGAGCGTAGGCGAGGTCGCGCCCGGGCGCCGCTGGTATCAGGCGCTGCCCAAGGCCTGGCTGGCCGGCAGCAACGCGGCGTGGGCCTCGCGCGTGATCGACCAGTCCCAGCCGCAGTGGCCCGACTTCTACGTCGACCACGTCATCGCGCCGCTGTGGGACAAGGGCTATCGCGGCTTCTTCCTCGATACCCTCGATTCATACCAGCTCGTCGCCAAGGACGCCGCCGCGCGGGCAGCGCAGGAGGCCGGCATGATCCGGGTGATCCGGGCCATCAAGGCACGCTATCCGGAGGCGAAGCTGATCTTCAACCGCGGCTTCGAGATCCTGCCGCAGGTGCATGACCTGGTCTACGCGGTGGCGTTCGAGTCGCTGTACCGCAGCTGGGACCAGGGCAGCAAGCAGTACCGCGAAGTCAACGATGCCGACCGCGCGTGGCTGATGGGCCAGGCGCGCAGGATCCGCGACGAATACCGCCTGCCCGTCATCGCCATCGACTACTGTCCGCCCGCCGATCGCGCCTGCGCGCGCGAGACCGCCAGGCGCATCGAGGCGCAGGGGCTGATTCCCTATGTGACCGATCCGGCGCTGTCGACGATCGGGGTCGGGCGCATCGAGGTGCTGCCGCGCAAGGTGCTGATCCTGCAGGACCGCGCCCCGAACACCGATATCGACACCAGCGAAGGCGTGCGCTTTCTCGCCATGCCGCTCAACTTCCTCGGCTACGACGTCGAGTACGCCGACCTCGGCCAGCCGCTGCCGGCCGAGGTGCCGCCCGACCGCTATGCCGGCGTGGTGGTGTGGATCAACTCCGGTCCGGTCAGGCAGGTGGCGGCGCTGTCGTCGTGGGTGCGGCAGCGCATTCACGACGGCGTGCGCATTGCCTTCATGAACGAGCTCGGCCTGCCGGCGGACGGCAGCTTGACCGACATGCTCGGGCTGCAGCTGGTGCGCGGCCATGCCACCGGGCCGCTGTCGGTGGTGTCGCAGGACCGGATCGTCGGCTTCGAAATGGCGCCCCGGCCCGACCGGCGTGCCGCGCAGCCGATCCGGGTGGGCGCGGACGGGCAGTCGCTGCTGCGCCTGAAGTCGGGCGATTTCGAGTTCGATGCCGCCGCCATCACACCGTGGGGCGGCTACGTGCTCAACCCGTACGCGGTGTTTTCGCTGGGCACGATCGAGCAGTCGCGCTGGGTGATCCAGCCGCTGGCGTTCCTGCGCCGGGCGCTGGCGCTGCCGGACATGCCGATCCCGGATGTGACGAGCGAGAACGGCCGGCGCCTGATGCTGGTCCATGTGGACGGCGACGGCTTCGCCTCGCGCGCTGAATTTCCCGGCCCCGAATATTCCGGCGAAGTGCTGATGCAGGAGGTCTGGGAGCGCTACGGCATTCCGACCACGCTGTCGGTCATCGAGGGCGAGGTGGGGCCGAGCGGCCTGTATCCCAAGCTCACGCCGCGCCTGGAGGCGATTGCCCGGAAGATGTTCGCGCTGCCCTATGTCGAGCTCGGCACGCACACCTATTCGCACCCCTTCAAGTGGGGCCGCACGGTGCCGGGCGCGCCCGCCCAGGCCGGGGGGGGCGATTCCGCCTTCGCGCTGACCATTCCGGGCTACAAATTCAGCCTGGAGCGGGAGATCGGCGGCTCCATCCGCTACATCAACGCGAGGCTGGCGCCGCCGGACAAGCGGGTCCGGATCGTGCAATGGTCGGGCGACTGCCGGCCGCCGGAGCTCGCGGTGCGCATGGCATGGGACGCCGGGGTGGGCAACATCAACGGCGGCGATACCACCATCACCCGCAGTTCGCCGTCGTGGACCGAGATCGCATCGCTGGGCATCGACAAGGGGCCCGGCGCCTACCAGGTCTTCGCCCCCAACCAGAACGAGAACGTCTATACCAATGACTGGACCGGTCCGTACTATGGCTTCGATCGCCTGATCGAAACGCTGCAGATGACCGATACGCCCTATCGCTTCAAGCCGATCAACCTCTACTACCACATGTACTCGGGCACCAAGCTTGCGTCGCTCAAGGCATTGAAGAAGGTCTACGACTACGCGCTCGCGCAGCCGGTGCTGCCCATCTATGCGACCGACTACGTGGCCAAGGTGCTCGACTTCCGCGACATGGCCATCGCCCGCGACGGCGATGCCTGGGTCGTGCGCGGCAACGGCGATCTGCGCGAGCTGCGCTGGATGGCGCCGGGCACGCCCCGCCTGGCCGATGCGCACGGCGTCGCGGGCTATGGCAAGGCGGCCGGCGGAATCTACATCCATCTTGATGGCGGCGCGGCACGCTTTGCCGTGTCGACCGATGCGCAGGCCGCCCAGCCGGCCTATCTGGCCGAAGCCGCGGCCTTCGTGCAGCGGCTGGAGCGGCGCGGCAACGGCATGTCCTTCGACGCGGGCGGCTACTACAAGCCGTTCGTGCGGCTCGCCAATGCCGGCGCGTGCAGCATCCAGGTCGACGGCCGGCCGGCCCGCGCGGCCCATGCGCAGGACAACACGGTGCGCGTGGAGCTGTCCGGCGTCGCCGCGCAGAGCGTGACTTACCAGCGTGTCGATGTGGTCTGCTGA